The DNA window aatatagtataaaaataaaaattagtgggaaataaaaccaagaataatttaattgttactagtataatctgaaacccggactccgcgcctgcaaatttgaattctgcacaaactgcgtcagcattatttatctgaaaataaatctcaaataaacagtgtatgaagtgataaacagtatttggcgtttatgtgagaataaatttaacagcgaaccaaaatactgtataaaaaattctaaaaattgagtatttataaaatcaggatatttatgaaataaaaatccaagattgtataaaactccaaatttttagacagaagtctgttgacttctctttttttttaaaaaacgcaggcaaatttttgggtataacaataatgatcataacacttagaaaatgatgggatctcagaggtcaaaaattggggtgcaacaaacgTAAAGTCAGATTGATCTAGAATTGCAGAACAAATCCCAATGTAGAAATTGATGtgcgaaaagaaaaaaaacaaagacgAACTCTTGAAAACTTGGAAGCTCTAAGTACTGGTTTGCACTTTGCCGGGAAAAAAAACTCGGAACCTTTTCGTGTGCCTCAAACGTCCTTTTTTATAATGTCTTGTGGTAACTCCCATTTTCTCCATTCCCCCGTTCCTCCTTTTTCTCCTCAAATATAGGAAGGCTTGACTTGGTTGGTTGAGTGTAAAACAGAGACGTGGATCTTCAACTCAAAATATCTTTGAACGAGTCTTGAGACGGGGGTCTCAAGTGGGCTGGACGTTGGAGACGGTCATCTCCTTTTGGTGACGTGGCTTTGGCTTGTTTGGGCTTTGGGAGATGGGCATCTCTGCCTTGGAGAAGAGGGTCTCAGCCCCTTCGTGGGCTGGGCCTCAAATATGGCTTTTGTTTCGCTTTACACCTCCAATTCTAAATTACTTCACCTCTTCATGTTGTGTTTTACCTTTTTCATTAGTTTTCagttgttttaattttgttttctttaatattttctttagcagcgctttttaggAAGGCCTATGGCAACACTTTTATGAAGTGGTTTCTAAAGAACGTCCTTTAGCaacgcttttcagaagcgctttctaAAGTGTGGCATTTAGTAGCGTCTTTAAAAGTGCTCTCTTATGTATTGCTTTTAGAAGCCCTTTCTAAAGTTAGTCTTTAGCAGGGCTTTTTCTCAATTTAcgatatagttttaatttttcttttgaaattatATCAGCATTTCGGTATAAAAGCGTTGTCTATGGTGTGTGCTAAAAACTTATTTTGGCGAAGTGACTAACTCACAGGTGAAATAAATATAGCAAACCGACTCGATCAAATCCTCACTAAAGGGATAGGAGATCTCGCTAGATCAATAATCACCCCGTTTTAGACAAATTAATATTTGAAGGGAATCTATTACACAATAATTTAGAAGAAGACTAACACATTAGAAGGAGCTTAATGTCCCAAATAAGGGGAAGAATTTCTCACACAAAAAgttgacaaaaaataaaaaattgaacatGATAATTTACATATGAGTGATTAACAATTCACAATTGTGAATAACTATTGGTTCACAATGAAAAACTGTTGATTTTTAAACAAATTTCTACATTTTGACATCCTCTCTCTAATTTGATTAATGATGTGTAAATAATTAGTTAATACAATTTATAATTTGATTGATATGTGTCATAGGTTGTGAAATGATGATTATTTAAGATAGTTATAGTTTGGTTATTGAGTGATCTAAGATCAAAATATAAAGTCTTATATAAAAATTAACTTTGGTTATCGTGTGCTATTTGTTAATATGGTGcaaattttgattaataatttctcatacataaaatattttaaattataaaataaaattggttaatggagtataaaaatttaattaacacaatttaaaatttattgtCTAAAAATAGTTAATCATATAAATATTCTATAagtatttgtgtttttttttcagCATAGTTTGCTTGGttcacaataatttttttaatatttttttatttttattgtaacaTGTTTGCATGCATTCCACGAGGAGCCAATCATTAATCTTGTTTACATCATATATCTTTTACCTTGTACTAGAACGTACAAATATCATAAGAGAATGCACTCTTGTGTTTACTGATGCATGTGCATGAGGACACATCTTAAAGAAGAAGCTACGTGTAAGCTTATAATCCTCGTAAAAAAAATGTACTGTTGTATTGGTGGTTGCATGGATAGGATTGGCTGAATTTTCTTTTTGATGGGAGGGATTGGGTGAATTTGATTGTCGGTAATTTTGGTAATTTTTTCTTAGGCTCGAaaatagcttatagtttatgtcTTATGTCGTATAAGCTCAtgtgataatttagacccgtttgataacgatcttttcatcacgagcttataacttattttactaacttatagcttatttttcttacgctatttcaaatagcattttagcttatgtcttatagcttattattttttctttcttttttatccttattattttaattaaaattcatttttaacccttataatttattttaatttaaaataaaataattatatattaaatatcttttatgtcattttacatttattaataaattgaaccgctaattttactaaACACTTCAACGAACTTATAAGCTATCAATCTCAACCATCCACTATAagttataagtcatcagtcatcagtcatcagctataagctatcagctaacttatgagtcaaccgctatttttaccaaacagactaTCTCtttctaaattaattattttcattcCATATAGTTACACATTCATAACAATATAACAATAGTAAAGTCATACACTCCTCTCTGaaagatgcatatatatatatatatatatatatatatatatatatatatatatatatatatatatatatatatatatatatatatatatatatatatatatatatatatatatatatatatatatatatatatatatatatatatatcaaagttTTCACGTATATGTTACATGATGGCGTAAAAACTTTCTAAATTTTAATCAATACACTCATTCTAATCGTTATggttgaattaattatatattttttttaatataaatacgtTGAATAATAACATCATTATCTATATCTATTAATATTGTTTTGTTACAATCATTTTAACAATCACATTCGCTTTTCAAAACCATGATATAAATTAAGGAAAAGAAAATATCATTCGTGTGAGTTTTAATTTCTTTAAAGAAATTTTGGTATCCATGAAATTAAGTTGAGTATCGATATTTTTAgtgtaaattatattaaaattttaatttaatttaaataaaataaaataaaaatatgagatGACAATAAAATATAATGTTTGATTGGATTAGGGTACTGTATCCAACTAAATTCACGGGTACCGAAGTgttcactaatttttttttttttatattttctcctGGTGGAAAACAAATGTAACTAACTAATAATAATTGGTGATCATATAAAATTGATTCTAATTAAATATGAGAAGGATACAAATAAAAAATTGGCGATATAAAATTGATTCTATTTAAATATGAAGAGGATACATATAAATAATTGGTGATATAAAATTGATTctatttaaatatgaaataaatataaTGTTTAATTATGTTGGAATGcactttaaatataaatatagaaGTAACTTGAATAATCAGTTGTAAAATCATAATGTTCAATTTCAAACATAGATAAGGCAAATTTAACAGGTGTAAGGAAGGAATTAATACACTGTATTGAttccatttattttattatttcaagcTTACATAGAGCAAGTCTAGCTAGCTATAGCTAGCTAGATAAATTGAACTCATGCAACAACGGACTTAATTATTCCAGTTCCGAAGGAAGTAGgaagaaaaataaattcaaaagggTCTTTTGGGTCCTGTTCAGCCAAATACAAACGTTTTCCAATTTCACCAAAATGATGATACCTCCCAATATCATAACAAGCACCAGATCCATCAAGGCAAAATTCAAACTGATAACCCTTTCCATATTTCAAGATACTGAATGTACCAGAAACTTTTTGGAAATCATCATAGTTTCGATAATCACCAATACCAAGACAAGATTTATGAATAACGTTATCAACAAATACTATCCATTTTGATGAATGAGCACAATCAGGCTTCTTAGTAACTTCAATCTCAAGTGGCGTACTTGTGAGGATTTGTTCAGAACTGTTTTTTAAATTGGTAAATTTCAGTGATGTTTGGAAGGAAAATAGTCTGTAACTTTGTAGGACAGTAACTTCACATTTGGAGTTACCGGTTTTTTCTAGTTCTATTCCACCACCAGTGATTCCGCGACCAGAGGAAGGGAGAATGTAGTATTCGTTACCTGCGATAAGGGGTTTACCCGATAGGTCAAGAACTGGCTCATTATCGTCATTTGAGAAAGCTATAGAAAGATTGGTGATGAAAACAAAGAGGAGGAAGGAAAGGGTGAGAGAATAAACAAGCTTCATGATTGAGTAATGATAGTTTTGGTTGTGTTTTGTCTAGTCTATATATAGCACTATAACACTGTTGATGTCTCGTGaaatctttaatatattaaaacagaatACATATTTAGGCGCCAACTTTAGACCAAAATCCCGCCTAAAAACGTGCATCGCACGGGGTAAAGTACTAGTTTATTTAATAATCAAAATCTCgtcaattttattattatacatagtaaaacattaaaacagaaacTTCATTTTATGTgccatatattttaaattttgccATGTAATAAAAATTTTAAGGTGGCAcctattaaattatattttatagtctTTCATTTTCTATTGAGTTTTTTTTGACTTTTCActcatataaatatatttttttatttaatatttctgtttcaaaatcaatatatttaataaaaatcagtTGTTTTTTAGATTTATAAGGGAAGCAATTATTTTCTACAAATCTACTATGTTTAtattctgtagcggggaaaatctgagatcgaagccatgaaattgactcgactcaatatttcagtgaaagtcgccaccgcgctttattgtttccaaaggaaaagggaaaagaacgaataaaacccaaagtttgattttaaaacaaaaagaagagatcttaggtacgggtgttgtttatacaaggggaaggttttaagcacccctcatatatgtggtactccacaggaacctttttgaaaatctgtgtcgtgtgtgtgctaaaaaagggtctgtttgatttttaaaataagctcggcaaagcattaagctttgtgcctacatacaatggagaagtcagagctaatgtagttccgcttaaaaggggaaaacatttaaaaaaaacgaataaacactttatcgtcgtcggagagaaacactcagccattgatcttgagcatgagaacaaacgagttctttgcatcacaaatgaaagaagggctccaactcggataaaatctacgagtatgccactagctctctcacgcggaaaagatctcattatatcaatcaatttcaaaatcgtggggtataaccactcgtttcgacaattaatagtgtctaaacttttgaagaaaagaggcCACTAAgggtaaaagatattttttaaagaaaaggttttgaaaagattgcaaacataagaaggtttttgaaaaagggagtagattttgaaaatttaagaaggggaggagatgaagaggctatcctattgcgtaaaataaaagctaaggaaagaaacggtctaaccgaaataagaagccaacacttgacattgtgagtcaaggtagatttcccatcctttgaaaTATCAAttctaaaccaacattatcacttggggatccacatgaatttattatcttagcaccactttgcattaagcacattaaaaattctgacgaaaatcgggcagagtaacggctgttttcgggtaaaatccttatatcaatgccttggaattaaccatcaagggctttcaaggaaatacctgcacacataaacagacaacaatccaatgccagacagacagaataacagcagagtaacaatatcataagggtccagaggtactaagtccataagtccgaatctccaaaatgctagggatagtaaccaatagtccaaaagagagccttaaacgttttttagatttttgttatttattagtgttttagcataaaagtaaagtatggtccaagtggacaaaaagaaaatagaggaaacataaacatgtgtccaaatggacaaagaaaaaatagcggaatataaacgtccaaatggacaaagagaaaatggcggaaacataaacataatgaaatgataaaataaagcgataaagcgagaaatataaagagcaatataataaattgcggaaattaaagccaattgttagatgttaaagataaccatcttgaaacttgtcaagtatgttatcaaagttagtaattaagatcgatggtgagtgaaggatgttcttggatttaaattcaatggacatttatcagaagcttgatagaatcatagcgactacacgataaacctccataagtcttaaatcaaccgcatacaattctcttccatatttgatctttttttattcgggacacgaaatattgcgctatgttaagcagatcgccaagtgatttatgtagaaatcaccctacaacgaggccggtcaaaactgtatgtgctaatgcatgcgagagaagtgatatgtagatcactctccgaaagcaataccgcacgaaaagaaaataggtaacgatctagtctttactaagaatccataagaattctcaaagtattaagactttcatcgatcaaaagaaaaaaaaggagaagaagaagataaactgCATagagtaaaatcaactcacactatcattaatatcattcatctaatattatggattaggtcctttcaaacctatcaacatcctagatccaatggtattaatgaagtggaggaagtaggaagccaaaacaagcatcaaaaaggcaaaaaaccacattctgccagcaggaaatcgatttcctgagtgcagagttcaaattttgaaaaaaaaataaggtggaaatcgatttcctatagagggaaatcgatttcctgcacgcagcattcaaaaaatcagcattaggaggtataaaacttgacttaagcaaacatacaaacaccttatgatcacacatcaattggagcacgaattttccatcaattcaccatcaaataggaccaatatagcatcaaagattcatcacacacaagcacaaaagaatcacattatgatagatgaaaaaggatgaagaaaattaccaaatctcgaacaaaacttagatctacttcaagaatcaccaacacaaatcttgatctctcaacaattgaagaaaaaagagtgaaatggatggtggcttagctcaaagtttgtgaggttcaagatgtgactcacaaactttatgaaagaaaaagagctttggtgaatttggtaaggatgaggagagaaattgcaaggggttttttgactctcaaagcttgagaaatgaatttgcaagaacttttttggctatcaaaagcttgagaaatgagggagtagagacctctatttataggatgggagcaagagtagtggcaatttggtctttttgcatttggtaattaatttgtgtttaattggtgtttaaatggtatttaaatggtaaaaatggtaaaatggggttaaaaaaggtttaatgaagggaattaattttgatgaggtggaaaattggtaaaatgacaaaaatgatcaaagaaaattggtgccaaaatgatgtcatgcttccctccttatattttttgaatttcgccccagggaaatcgatttccctcatgggtaaatcgatttccatagtgaaatcttcaaaaatccgttttcttgcactgttttgatttctgcccgatcttttacctgtaaaatatgaacaaaagagacaaaatacatatttttggattttggttagtataaaacaaattaaaggcTATagatgctcgataattcccctcagagataatcacagtatcaaagataaagcttcacaatggtgttTTTGATTGAtaattgaatgcaattgatgtatgatcttatgGTTAAAAATTGGGGTACGACATATTCCACTTATTTAtgttatgaaaatattttttagattgtTGTCGTCGAAAAGTCTCAATTCTTTTTAACTCTCTACACTCATGTTAAATGTGGTATGAGTaagtcatttttattttatttattttatttattttattttatttatttgttcaaTTGTATTTTAGAtgaatgttgtatttttttttcttttctgagTAACACGAAGCCGTACAATCATGtttccatttttcttttaatatttttctattacAAATTAATAGATTTAACTAAAATTAATACTTTTCATTTGTTGACCTCCACTTATTCTTGATTGGTTAAAGCAATTTAAGATATTTAAAGGAAACATacttttaatttttctaatttctACTGCTCTTATTTGAGCCAAGATAAAAACATCTCATACTTAGATTTATCTTCTCTATGTAATATCTTTAATTTCTGCAGtttgtatatgaaaaaaaactcatttttttgtcatcaaataaattattttaagaatTCTATGTTTTTCTAATCTTTTGacactttgattattttttattttaataatttttttattagtttctGGCATATGAATAATTTATTACTTCCTCCGTCTCACAATAAGTATCTTCCTTTAGATTTTCACGCTTTTTAAGAAATGGTTAATTATGttaatttcaatgataaaatgaattttatttactaaaataatCTTATTAATAATGGATAGTGGAAcatttaacttaattaaaatacattaaataagggtaagttagtggaaaaaaataataaatatcacatcGGTATTCTAAATgaacaaataatttgagacaaataaaaatagaaaagaggacaTCTAATGTGAGACGGAGGgggtattttttattatttgatttgattttaattttagaaaCTTTGCATGTACATCTACATTTATGGtctaactagtgtcttacccgtgcgctcgcacgggtacccgtcggtcTTGCGCATTGGGTTTTAGGGAACTTAAATAGAATaggaaaaattaatatatatgggTAAGTTCATATAATATGGTAAAATGATTGAAATAGGTTAAAAATATATGTTGGGCCTTATTGTTGGTTACTATATGTAAGTTAATAGGACATTAAACTTCATTGGGCCTTAGATGGTTAGCCTTGGTGGAGATTACCTAATTTTATTGTTAGACCTAATAGGATTAATAGGCCCACAAAAGAAtcctattattgttattgttacatAACGTTggcatttaaaataaaagaaacgtTGGACTTCATAACTTTAAACGTGTTGGCAATCAAAGGTTGTGTCTTCATAAGTCTGTGTTGGGCATTGTTGCTGTAAGAAACGCAGGGTTCGGTGATAAGTTTGAAGAACAACATGTCATAGGAAAGAAGGTATCCTCTTCGAATGATGTATGTGCATGTGTttctgtttatgttgtttgcagagTTTATTATATGATGTTCATCCATTTAGAGGTTGTGATGTTGTTTTGATTCCAGTTCACCCGATTGGTTGGAGTTGCAAACACCATGGAAGCGGCTTACGATTGAGAGGATATTGAGTGGGTCACATGAGAATGAGGATCTTAGGGAGGAATGGAAGAAACAACATGAAAGATTGAATCGTGTCGACGATGCTGGTGAAGTTTCTAAGGTCGGTCAAAAGGATGATTCTGTAGATGCTGCCAGTGTTCTTGAAAATAAAGGGTaatcttataattttatttgtttttgcatGTTACGGTAGTAGTTTTGATAAATGTATGTTGTCTGTAAATAGAACCTAACCTCCACAAAATTGAATGTGCTTCCCAAAGAAAGTGTACAACTTAGTTTAATTATTAGTTTGTATGCTATTGTGTTGAAGGAATGATGGAGATGGGATAGGAACTCCTGCGGGAttattgttaagtgccaaaatatagttattttgtgtttgtaaatagtggcacttatcaatactttttgttaataccgttcgaataataccccattttgtgtataaatacgtatactttgtgaatagatatattttcatacacttttatactttttgatagttttctactctttttttaggtattcttgcgtatttggagcatgagcaataacgtgtcgaagacacggcttcaaacgcgcgattttgagcggcggaatcaattcattcggtgaATAAagttcaaaatcaaagaataataaatcaccaattatgttgatatgttgtcattgttagatgggaaattgaataagctttccaacgcttcgaaccggacgcaaatcggagttacggttctcaagttacgccatttttactaaaagctgttttttttaactcagcgagttgggcgcgatgcgcgctcctgcgcgcgacgcgcgctgtaccagatccagaattgtataaataggcggaaatcagatattttagggcatggttggatattttagagctccaatccatccaatagcattttttgagtggaaagatgctagaaaacacaatggagctgtcaaatggatgatccggggttgaatccttcatcaatcggagccgacaaaccgtgagatttttgggtttttcttcttttcttctctttgtggtttcatttgtgggttttgtatatatatatactttgatctcatgtatatttgtcgcccatggcgttgtataaagttgctttacaatataaacttgttgtttttcctgattttttacatcttgatgtttgggttatgtttggtgggttgttttgcatcttgatgttaggggtttgtgttgttgtagagatagacctcacaaatcttgattaggagatataatcattagcttcttgattgtagagatagatgaagagttaatgttcactttgtgttggttcgtaatgctaccgggttgtttgattggtggagagatcgtcgatcgagcaatattttaatttaacacggtaagctaccatatgtttgattggtggagaaatCATTAACTAAGCATACAATAGAACTCGTGGAGGTGTTTGGACACGAATGCCGAcaacgggcaacacgtgaatggtttaaggagtatagtagactgagtgcaactggtcgataagtttaagtttgtgaagagtagattatatgcaatacttgatagtttcttctatttgaagaatgtattctttttgtgttgatatttacttttccatttcatatttaaattcattcaaaaccaaactcataactaagaatccgtcgaacggcagttcagtagcactaatctctgtggacacgataaattcccggataaatatttccaaaacttttgttgcttgccgctttaccgcttcaacaaaatggcgtcgttgccggggattggtgtttctattgaattcgcattgcgatagtttatttgtttttgagttttgtgaatatcgtatattttgtgcatattctcatacttgtatatttttgtatatttatacatgtttatattttcattcttatacatgtttgtgtgtttgattttgttcctcttcacttttgctatttagcaaggtgaagttggctaaacaaattgaactcggatagttcataaattctaaatcttcacttttcaatttgtttagccagttaaggattttgtaaatattgcgttttatgtatatttgtgtttttacaaatacttgtgtatacttttgcttttgattcgtttgttaagtgtttgggcaggtcgctttctttaggttgcgtttgaggcgaaagcattggcttaCCGCGAGGAAGTTACTTACCATTCATGAAataataaaaggcgtcgagcttacgacgaaaataagcgcttgttgggaggc is part of the Vicia villosa cultivar HV-30 ecotype Madison, WI linkage group LG2, Vvil1.0, whole genome shotgun sequence genome and encodes:
- the LOC131650852 gene encoding kunitz-type trypsin inhibitor-like 2 protein, yielding MKLVYSLTLSFLLFVFITNLSIAFSNDDNEPVLDLSGKPLIAGNEYYILPSSGRGITGGGIELEKTGNSKCEVTVLQSYRLFSFQTSLKFTNLKNSSEQILTSTPLEIEVTKKPDCAHSSKWIVFVDNVIHKSCLGIGDYRNYDDFQKVSGTFSILKYGKGYQFEFCLDGSGACYDIGRYHHFGEIGKRLYLAEQDPKDPFEFIFLPTSFGTGIIKSVVA